The following proteins are co-located in the Cupriavidus pauculus genome:
- a CDS encoding sigma-E factor negative regulatory protein, whose protein sequence is MGQAHKQSVHVMEAAEQVSILMDGELTAHEVDAALDIAKDDSGMADWSMYQLIGDTLRSEELSHAGSTGDFLSRFSARLEAEPHVLVPAVAAARRHRLLVRPSWVRRVVPGTAIAAAVAAVSWVVVPQMRGTGDVGAPDAIVARADQQPGSAMKAGAPVAAAPGGIVTVSADSAQMIRDPRLDEYLRAHRTSVATDAFVPTMRTVANGANFSQDNSQE, encoded by the coding sequence ATGGGTCAGGCTCATAAGCAGTCGGTTCATGTAATGGAAGCAGCGGAGCAGGTCTCCATCCTGATGGATGGTGAGCTGACGGCGCACGAAGTCGACGCGGCGCTCGATATCGCGAAAGACGATAGCGGGATGGCCGACTGGTCGATGTATCAACTGATCGGTGACACGCTGCGCTCGGAAGAGCTGTCGCACGCGGGGTCCACCGGCGATTTTCTTTCCCGGTTTTCTGCCCGGCTCGAGGCCGAACCGCACGTGCTGGTGCCGGCGGTAGCCGCCGCGCGCCGCCACCGCCTGCTGGTGCGCCCGTCGTGGGTGCGCCGCGTGGTGCCCGGTACGGCAATCGCCGCCGCCGTGGCCGCGGTGAGCTGGGTGGTTGTGCCGCAGATGCGCGGCACGGGTGACGTGGGCGCGCCGGACGCCATCGTGGCGCGCGCCGACCAGCAGCCTGGCAGCGCGATGAAGGCCGGTGCGCCGGTCGCGGCCGCGCCGGGCGGCATCGTCACCGTCTCCGCCGACAGCGCGCAGATGATCCGCGATCCGCGGCTCGACGAATACCTGCGTGCGCACCGCACGTCGGTGGCGACCGACGCCTTTGTGCCGACCATGCGCACGGTGGCCAACGGTGCCAACTTCTCCCAGGATAATTCGCAGGAATAA
- the rpoE gene encoding RNA polymerase sigma factor RpoE, with product MSEREADQLLVERVQQGDKKAFELLVVKYHRKIIRLISRLVRDPAEVEDVAQDAFIKAYRALPQFRGESAFYTWLYRIAVNTAKNYLATQGRRPEASSDIDAEEAETFADGEQLRDINTPESMLHTRQVADTVNRAMEALPEELRTAITLREIEGLSYEEIAEAMGCPIGTVRSRIFRAREAIAEKLRPLLGTAEGKRW from the coding sequence GTGAGCGAACGCGAAGCCGATCAGCTTCTAGTTGAACGCGTCCAGCAGGGCGACAAGAAGGCCTTTGAACTGCTGGTGGTCAAGTACCACCGGAAGATCATCCGCCTGATCTCGCGCCTTGTCCGGGACCCCGCAGAAGTGGAGGATGTGGCGCAGGATGCCTTTATCAAGGCCTACCGTGCCCTGCCCCAGTTCCGGGGGGAATCCGCCTTCTACACGTGGCTGTACCGGATCGCTGTCAACACCGCCAAGAACTACCTGGCGACCCAGGGGCGCCGTCCCGAAGCCTCCAGCGATATCGATGCCGAAGAGGCTGAAACTTTTGCGGACGGTGAGCAACTAAGGGATATCAATACGCCGGAGTCCATGCTGCACACGCGCCAGGTTGCCGATACGGTAAACCGCGCGATGGAAGCATTGCCCGAGGAATTACGTACCGCCATCACGCTGCGCGAGATCGAAGGCCTCAGCTACGAGGAAATCGCGGAGGCGATGGGGTGTCCGATCGGCACGGTGCGCTCGCGGATTTTCCGGGCGCGCGAGGCGATTGCGGAAAAATTGCGGCCCCTGCTGGGAACGGCAGAGGGCAAGCGGTGGTAA
- the lepB gene encoding signal peptidase I, translating into MNFALILFVLVVITGIAWVADKLVFERQRRSVTQLALAEFDSQRQYMQAGQGTADLDRSRARLAEEKMRQPWWLEYSASFFPVILAVFVLRSFVVEPFKIPSGSMIPTLLIGDFILVNKYEYGIRLPVVNKKVVDIGEPQRGDVMVFRYPKDESLDYIKRVIGVPGDVVRYENKKLTINGKPAEYSQLPEYLDEERLAYSKHFTEKLPGGPEHGILNDADRPAFVAGADPDFPFRDNCTYNQQGLTCKVPEGHYFVMGDNRDNSLDSRYWGFVPDKNIVGKAFMIWMNLGNFGRVGSFK; encoded by the coding sequence ATGAATTTTGCACTGATCCTTTTCGTGCTGGTCGTCATTACGGGCATTGCCTGGGTTGCTGACAAGCTGGTCTTCGAACGCCAGCGCCGCAGCGTGACACAACTGGCGCTGGCCGAGTTCGACTCGCAGCGCCAGTACATGCAGGCTGGGCAGGGCACCGCCGATCTGGATCGCTCGCGCGCCAGGCTGGCCGAGGAAAAAATGCGCCAGCCGTGGTGGCTGGAATATTCGGCGAGCTTCTTCCCGGTCATCCTGGCCGTATTCGTGCTGCGCTCGTTCGTGGTCGAGCCGTTCAAGATTCCTTCCGGGTCGATGATCCCGACGCTGCTGATCGGCGATTTCATCCTGGTGAACAAGTATGAATACGGCATCCGGCTGCCGGTGGTGAACAAGAAGGTCGTCGATATCGGCGAGCCGCAGCGTGGCGACGTGATGGTGTTCCGTTACCCGAAGGACGAATCGCTCGACTACATCAAGCGCGTGATTGGCGTGCCGGGCGACGTGGTGCGCTACGAGAACAAGAAGCTGACGATCAATGGCAAGCCGGCCGAATACAGCCAGTTGCCGGAATACCTGGACGAGGAACGGCTGGCCTACTCGAAGCATTTCACCGAAAAGCTGCCGGGCGGCCCCGAACATGGCATCCTGAACGACGCGGACCGGCCGGCATTCGTGGCGGGCGCCGATCCGGATTTTCCGTTCCGCGATAACTGCACTTACAATCAGCAGGGCCTGACGTGCAAGGTGCCGGAAGGTCACTATTTCGTCATGGGAGATAACCGTGACAACAGCCTCGATTCCCGTTACTGGGGGTTCGTGCCGGACAAGAATATCGTCGGCAAGGCCTTCATGATCTGGATGAATCTGGGCAATTTCGGGCGCGTGGGGTCGTTCAAATAA
- the recO gene encoding DNA repair protein RecO produces the protein MPDVRRAAAPRARSADPIAEEAAEVLESGGIPALNPAVAAGREMMDRAMRIVPARSELRVSNEAGFVLHAYPYRETSLILDVFTRDHGRMAMVAKGAKRPHSALRPVLQHFHPIALSWTGRGEVKTLTKAEYVGGMLPLAGDALLSGFYLNELLLRFCPREDAHPALFKHYMITLTRLAHGESASLVLRSFERVLLQETGFAVAFDQCTKTGERVQAGLDYVYQPERGVRRAQASDPSSWPVVLGQTLLDMAQDDYGRAQTVTQSRALMRFLLHYYLQGEPLKTRQILIDLQYL, from the coding sequence ATGCCCGACGTGCGCCGCGCCGCCGCGCCGCGTGCGCGCAGTGCCGATCCGATTGCCGAGGAAGCGGCCGAGGTGCTGGAGTCGGGCGGCATTCCCGCGCTGAACCCGGCCGTGGCCGCCGGCCGCGAGATGATGGACCGCGCCATGCGGATCGTGCCGGCGCGCTCCGAACTGCGCGTCAGCAACGAGGCCGGCTTTGTGCTGCATGCCTACCCGTACCGCGAAACGAGCCTGATCCTGGACGTGTTCACGCGCGACCACGGGCGCATGGCGATGGTCGCCAAAGGCGCCAAGCGCCCGCATTCGGCGCTGCGCCCGGTGCTCCAGCATTTCCACCCGATCGCGCTGTCCTGGACGGGGCGGGGCGAGGTCAAGACGCTGACCAAGGCCGAGTACGTCGGCGGCATGCTGCCGCTGGCCGGCGATGCGCTGCTCTCGGGCTTCTATCTCAACGAACTGCTATTGCGTTTCTGCCCGCGCGAAGACGCGCATCCGGCGTTGTTCAAGCACTACATGATCACGTTGACGCGGCTGGCGCATGGCGAATCGGCCAGCCTGGTGCTGCGCAGCTTCGAGCGGGTGCTGCTGCAGGAAACCGGCTTTGCGGTGGCGTTCGACCAGTGCACCAAGACCGGCGAGCGCGTGCAGGCGGGGCTGGACTACGTCTACCAGCCCGAGCGCGGCGTGCGGCGCGCGCAGGCGAGCGATCCGTCGAGCTGGCCGGTGGTATTGGGCCAGACGCTGCTGGACATGGCGCAGGACGACTACGGCCGCGCACAAACGGTTACGCAAAGCCGCGCGCTGATGCGGTTCCTGCTGCATTATTATCTGCAGGGCGAGCCGCTGAAGACGCGCCAGATCCTGATCGACCTGCAGTACCTTTGA
- the era gene encoding GTPase Era has translation MTDSLPPQQDAADPSGAPAFRCGTVAIVGRPNVGKSTLMNALVGQKVSITSRKAQTTRHRIVGIQTTDDAQYVFADTPGFQTRHASALNRSLNRAVTSTLSSVDVVLFVVEAGYFGPDDEKVLTLLPKNVPVLLVCNKLDRIGEGRYEVMMPFLEQMGQRFPFTEVVPMSAKTRDHIQRLLAIIRPFLPEGEPMYDVDAMTDRSERFLASEIIREKVFRWTGDELPYTSTVVIDKFETEGRLRRVFATILVERDAHKAMIIGNKGSKLKQISTEARLDMEKLFDGKVYLEMWIKVKSGWADNEAGLRAYGYE, from the coding sequence ATGACCGATTCTCTCCCTCCGCAGCAGGATGCTGCGGACCCGTCCGGTGCCCCGGCTTTCCGCTGCGGCACCGTGGCCATCGTTGGCCGCCCCAATGTCGGCAAATCCACGCTGATGAACGCGCTGGTCGGCCAGAAGGTCAGCATCACGTCACGCAAGGCGCAGACCACGCGCCACCGCATCGTCGGGATCCAGACCACGGACGACGCCCAGTACGTGTTCGCGGACACGCCGGGCTTCCAGACGCGGCACGCCAGCGCGCTGAACCGGTCGCTGAACCGCGCCGTCACGTCGACGCTGTCTTCGGTGGATGTGGTGCTGTTCGTCGTGGAAGCCGGCTATTTCGGCCCCGATGACGAAAAGGTGCTGACGCTGCTGCCGAAGAACGTGCCCGTGCTGCTGGTCTGCAACAAGCTCGACCGCATCGGCGAAGGCCGCTATGAAGTGATGATGCCGTTCCTGGAGCAGATGGGGCAGCGCTTTCCGTTCACGGAAGTGGTGCCGATGTCGGCCAAGACACGCGACCACATCCAGCGGCTGCTGGCCATCATCCGCCCGTTCCTGCCCGAAGGCGAGCCGATGTACGACGTCGACGCCATGACGGACCGCAGCGAGCGCTTTCTGGCGTCGGAAATCATCCGCGAGAAGGTGTTCCGCTGGACCGGTGACGAACTGCCGTACACGAGCACCGTCGTCATCGACAAGTTCGAGACCGAAGGCCGGCTGCGTCGGGTGTTCGCCACGATCCTGGTCGAGCGCGACGCCCACAAGGCCATGATCATCGGCAACAAGGGCAGCAAGCTCAAGCAGATCTCCACCGAGGCGCGCCTGGACATGGAAAAGCTGTTCGACGGCAAGGTCTACCTGGAGATGTGGATCAAGGTCAAGAGCGGCTGGGCCGACAACGAAGCCGGACTGCGCGCCTACGGCTACGAGTGA
- the lepA gene encoding translation elongation factor 4 produces the protein MDHIRNFSIIAHIDHGKSTLADRIIQRCGGLSDREMEAQVLDSMDIEKERGITIKAQTAALSYKARDGQVYNLNLIDTPGHVDFSYEVSRSLSACEGALLVVDASQGVEAQTVANCYTAIELGVEVVPVLNKIDLPQADPDNAKQEIEDVIGIDASDATPCSAKTGQGVEDVIEALIAKVPPPKGNADAPLQALIIDSWFDNYVGVVMLVRVVNGTLRPKDKILLMATGAQHLTEQVGVFSPKSIQRDALTAGQVGFVIAGIKELKAAKVGDTITTIQRRAEAPLPGFKEVKPQVFAGLYPVEANQYEALRESLEKLRLNDASLQFEPEVSQALGFGFRCGFLGLLHMEIVQERLEREFDMDLITTAPTVVYQVQLRDGTMVTVENPAKMPDPSRIEAILEPIVTVNLYMPQDYVGSVITLCTQKRGSQINMSYHGKQVQLTYEIPMAEIVMDFFDRLKSVSRGYASMDYEFKEYRPSDVVKVDILINSDKVDALSVIVHRSNSQYRGREVAAKMREIIPRQMYDVAIQAAIGSNIIARENVKALRKNVLAKCYGGDISRKKKLLEKQKAGKKRMKQVGTVEIPQEAFLAILQVDDK, from the coding sequence ATGGACCATATTCGTAATTTTTCGATCATTGCCCACATCGACCACGGTAAATCGACCCTGGCCGATCGGATCATTCAGCGCTGTGGCGGGCTGTCGGATCGGGAAATGGAAGCGCAGGTGCTCGACTCGATGGACATCGAGAAAGAGCGCGGCATCACGATCAAGGCCCAGACCGCCGCGTTGAGCTACAAGGCGCGCGACGGCCAGGTCTACAACCTCAACCTCATCGACACGCCGGGCCACGTCGACTTCAGCTATGAAGTCAGCCGCTCGCTGTCGGCGTGCGAAGGCGCGCTGCTGGTCGTCGATGCGTCGCAGGGCGTGGAAGCGCAGACCGTGGCCAACTGCTACACCGCCATCGAGCTGGGCGTGGAAGTGGTGCCGGTGCTGAACAAGATCGACCTGCCGCAGGCCGATCCGGACAACGCCAAGCAGGAAATCGAGGACGTCATCGGCATCGACGCGAGCGACGCCACGCCGTGCTCGGCCAAGACCGGCCAGGGCGTGGAAGACGTGATCGAGGCGCTGATCGCCAAGGTGCCGCCGCCCAAGGGCAACGCGGACGCGCCGCTGCAGGCGCTGATCATCGACTCGTGGTTCGACAACTACGTCGGCGTGGTGATGCTGGTGCGCGTGGTCAACGGCACGCTGCGTCCCAAGGACAAGATCCTGCTGATGGCCACCGGGGCGCAGCACCTGACCGAGCAAGTGGGCGTATTTTCGCCAAAATCGATCCAGCGCGACGCGCTGACGGCCGGGCAGGTGGGCTTCGTCATCGCCGGCATCAAGGAACTGAAGGCGGCCAAGGTCGGCGACACGATCACCACGATCCAGCGCCGCGCGGAAGCACCGCTGCCCGGCTTCAAGGAAGTCAAGCCGCAGGTGTTTGCCGGCCTGTATCCGGTGGAAGCCAACCAGTACGAAGCGCTCCGCGAATCGCTGGAAAAGCTGCGCCTGAACGACGCGTCGCTGCAGTTCGAGCCGGAAGTCTCGCAGGCGCTGGGCTTCGGCTTCCGCTGCGGCTTCCTGGGCCTGCTGCACATGGAAATCGTGCAGGAACGGCTGGAGCGCGAATTCGACATGGACCTGATCACGACCGCGCCGACCGTGGTCTACCAGGTCCAGTTGCGCGACGGCACGATGGTGACGGTGGAAAACCCGGCCAAAATGCCCGATCCGAGCCGGATCGAGGCGATTCTGGAACCGATCGTGACCGTCAACCTGTATATGCCGCAGGATTATGTCGGCTCGGTGATCACGCTGTGCACGCAGAAACGCGGCTCGCAGATCAACATGAGCTACCACGGCAAGCAGGTGCAACTGACGTACGAAATTCCCATGGCGGAAATCGTCATGGATTTCTTCGACCGGCTGAAATCGGTGTCGCGCGGTTATGCGTCGATGGATTACGAATTCAAGGAATATCGTCCGTCCGACGTGGTCAAGGTCGACATCCTGATCAACAGCGACAAGGTCGACGCGCTGTCCGTCATCGTGCACCGCTCGAACTCGCAATACCGCGGGCGCGAGGTGGCGGCCAAGATGCGGGAAATCATTCCGCGCCAGATGTACGACGTGGCCATCCAGGCCGCCATCGGGTCGAACATCATCGCGCGCGAGAACGTCAAGGCGCTGCGCAAGAACGTGCTGGCCAAATGCTATGGCGGCGATATTTCGCGGAAAAAGAAACTGCTGGAAAAGCAGAAAGCCGGCAAGAAGCGGATGAAGCAGGTGGGCACGGTGGAAATCCCGCAGGAAGCCTTCCTGGCCATCCTGCAGGTGGACGACAAATAA
- a CDS encoding MucB/RseB C-terminal domain-containing protein, translating into MHKGRSPVNVAGVHGRKGLRRSFFLALCLTAAAATAQPSDSTLNRRDATAWLNKIHRAAQRENYVGTLIYQRGSVMHASRIQHYSDLAHNEYERLETLDGKPREVLRQNDVVHSLIPEAKLVVVEKQEAKDRFPALLATNKSDVLDLYDMRKLPAERVAGVECEVFALEPHDSARYAVRLWADRNSGLLMRAQTIGEGGKVLEQVAFSQVDIGVPSDKQRILNAIKAAASWNHYEVSYQSANIADEGWTINTPIKGFQKIREVRRPLGELRTPPQGSKPAGVFEVLQVVYSDGLTGLSVFIEPVSEQRARREGVASLGATQVVVRRVSDYWITVVGEVPAATVKQFAAGVEYRPPKALH; encoded by the coding sequence ATGCATAAAGGACGGTCGCCCGTAAATGTAGCGGGCGTACATGGAAGGAAGGGCCTGCGCAGGTCCTTTTTTCTGGCCTTGTGTCTGACTGCTGCCGCGGCCACCGCGCAGCCGTCGGACAGCACGCTGAACCGACGCGATGCCACCGCGTGGCTCAACAAGATCCATCGCGCCGCCCAGCGCGAGAACTACGTCGGCACGCTGATCTACCAGCGCGGCAGCGTCATGCATGCCTCGCGTATCCAGCATTACAGCGACCTCGCGCACAACGAGTACGAACGCCTGGAGACCCTGGACGGCAAGCCGCGCGAGGTGCTGCGCCAGAACGACGTCGTGCATAGCCTGATTCCCGAGGCGAAGCTCGTCGTGGTGGAGAAGCAGGAGGCGAAGGACCGCTTCCCGGCGCTGCTGGCCACGAACAAGAGCGACGTGCTCGATCTGTACGACATGCGCAAGCTGCCGGCGGAGCGCGTTGCCGGTGTCGAGTGCGAGGTATTCGCGCTGGAGCCGCATGATTCGGCCCGGTATGCCGTGCGCCTCTGGGCGGACCGCAACTCCGGCCTGCTGATGCGCGCCCAGACCATCGGCGAAGGCGGCAAGGTGCTGGAGCAGGTGGCGTTCTCGCAGGTCGACATCGGCGTGCCGTCGGACAAGCAACGCATCCTGAACGCCATCAAGGCTGCGGCGTCGTGGAACCACTACGAGGTCAGCTACCAGTCGGCCAATATCGCCGACGAGGGCTGGACCATCAACACCCCGATCAAGGGGTTCCAGAAGATTCGCGAAGTCCGCCGCCCGCTGGGCGAATTGCGGACCCCGCCGCAGGGCAGCAAGCCCGCCGGCGTGTTCGAGGTGCTGCAGGTGGTGTACAGCGATGGGCTGACCGGCCTGTCGGTGTTCATCGAGCCGGTCTCGGAACAACGTGCCCGCCGCGAAGGCGTGGCCTCGCTCGGGGCGACCCAGGTGGTGGTGCGACGGGTGTCCGACTACTGGATCACCGTGGTCGGTGAAGTGCCGGCCGCCACCGTCAAGCAGTTCGCAGCCGGCGTGGAGTACCGCCCGCCCAAGGCGTTACACTGA
- a CDS encoding DUF4845 domain-containing protein, translated as MLVVVILIAAVALPALKSLPSAMEYFSVKRAINYARDRAMNRKDVAANFDRQAQIDNITSIRGEDLDVNEDETGRIRSIGFEYRTEVKVYGPLSFLITYSGTQ; from the coding sequence ATGCTGGTCGTCGTCATTCTGATTGCGGCGGTCGCATTGCCGGCACTGAAATCGTTACCCAGTGCCATGGAATATTTCTCGGTCAAGCGCGCGATCAATTACGCCCGTGACCGGGCCATGAACCGCAAGGACGTGGCCGCCAATTTCGACAGGCAGGCCCAGATCGACAACATCACCTCGATCCGGGGTGAGGATCTGGACGTGAACGAGGACGAAACCGGCCGAATCCGGTCCATCGGCTTCGAATACCGGACCGAAGTGAAGGTCTACGGACCGTTGAGCTTTTTGATTACCTATTCGGGAACGCAGTAA
- the fabF gene encoding beta-ketoacyl-ACP synthase II, translating to MSRRRVVVTGLGLVSPVGNTVAEGWANLVAGKSGIATVTKFDHSALAVHFAGEVKGFNAEEYIPAKEARNMDTFIHFGIAAGSQALKDSGLEVTDANADRVGVLVGSGIGGLPMIEDTQMTLANRGPRRISPFFVPGSIINMISGHLSIIHGLKGPNLAAVTACTTGLHSIGLAARLIQAGDADVMLAGGAESTVSPLGIGGFAAARALSTRNEDPATASRPWDKDRDGFVLGEGAGVMVLEEYESAKARGARIYAELVGFGMSGDAFHMTAPNTDGPRRCMVAALKDAGVNPDEVNYLNAHGTSTPLGDKNESDAIKLALGDAAYKVAVNSTKSMTGHLLGGAGGLESVFTVLALHNQVSPPTINIFNQDPECDLDYVANTARDMKIDVAVKNNFGFGGTNGTLVFRRI from the coding sequence GTGAGCCGTCGTCGCGTCGTCGTCACTGGGCTCGGCCTTGTGTCTCCGGTCGGAAACACGGTTGCCGAAGGCTGGGCCAATCTGGTTGCCGGCAAGTCCGGCATCGCCACCGTCACCAAATTCGATCACTCCGCCCTGGCAGTTCATTTTGCCGGCGAGGTGAAGGGCTTCAACGCCGAGGAATACATCCCGGCCAAGGAAGCCCGCAATATGGATACCTTCATCCATTTCGGCATTGCGGCTGGTTCGCAGGCGCTGAAGGACAGCGGTCTGGAAGTGACCGACGCCAACGCCGACCGCGTGGGCGTGCTGGTGGGCTCGGGCATCGGCGGCCTGCCGATGATCGAGGACACGCAGATGACGCTGGCCAACCGCGGCCCGCGCCGGATCTCGCCGTTCTTCGTGCCGGGGTCGATCATCAACATGATCTCGGGCCACCTGTCGATCATCCACGGCCTGAAGGGTCCGAACCTGGCGGCCGTGACGGCCTGCACGACCGGCCTGCACAGCATCGGCCTGGCCGCCCGCCTGATCCAGGCCGGCGACGCCGACGTGATGCTGGCCGGCGGCGCCGAGTCGACGGTCTCGCCGCTGGGTATCGGCGGCTTTGCCGCGGCGCGCGCGCTGTCCACCCGCAACGAGGACCCGGCTACCGCGTCGCGTCCGTGGGACAAGGACCGCGACGGCTTCGTGCTGGGCGAGGGCGCCGGCGTGATGGTGCTGGAAGAGTACGAATCGGCCAAGGCCCGGGGCGCCCGGATCTACGCCGAGCTGGTCGGATTCGGCATGAGCGGCGACGCGTTCCACATGACCGCCCCCAATACGGACGGCCCGCGCCGTTGCATGGTGGCGGCCCTGAAGGACGCCGGGGTGAATCCGGACGAGGTGAACTACCTGAACGCGCATGGCACGTCGACGCCGCTGGGCGACAAGAACGAGTCCGACGCGATCAAGCTGGCGCTGGGCGACGCCGCCTACAAGGTGGCCGTCAACTCGACCAAGTCGATGACCGGCCACCTGCTGGGTGGCGCGGGCGGCCTGGAATCGGTCTTCACGGTGCTGGCGCTGCACAACCAGGTGTCGCCGCCGACGATCAACATCTTCAACCAGGATCCCGAGTGCGACCTGGACTACGTGGCCAACACCGCGCGTGACATGAAGATCGACGTGGCCGTGAAGAACAACTTCGGCTTCGGCGGTACCAACGGCACGCTCGTTTTCCGCCGTATCTGA
- the rnc gene encoding ribonuclease III, producing the protein MTLDALQQRLGYRFSKPELLQQALTHRSHNAQHNERLEFLGDSVLNCAVADMLYGMFGKLDEGDLSRVRANLVKQQALYEIAQMLQLSDALRLGEGELKSGGFRRPSILADALEAIVGAVFLDSGFDAARALIRKLYIPILEQVDPRTLGKDAKTLLQEYLQGHKIALPQYNVIATHGAAHSQQFEVECIVPKLEVRVFGTGASRRAAEQAAAKLALDEVQKLVPQLLKRSRAERTGKTRKQPVPPDPQLSLRLKE; encoded by the coding sequence ATGACCCTCGACGCCTTGCAGCAACGTCTCGGCTACCGATTCAGCAAGCCCGAATTGCTGCAGCAGGCGCTCACGCATCGCAGTCATAATGCGCAGCACAACGAACGGCTGGAATTCCTGGGCGATTCGGTGCTCAACTGCGCGGTGGCGGACATGCTCTACGGCATGTTCGGCAAGCTGGACGAGGGCGACCTGTCGCGCGTGCGCGCCAACCTGGTCAAGCAGCAGGCGCTGTACGAGATTGCGCAGATGCTGCAACTGTCCGACGCGCTGCGCCTGGGCGAGGGCGAACTGAAGAGCGGCGGTTTCCGCCGCCCCTCGATCCTTGCCGATGCGCTGGAGGCCATCGTCGGCGCGGTCTTTCTCGATAGCGGATTCGACGCCGCCCGGGCGCTGATCCGCAAGCTGTATATCCCCATTCTGGAGCAGGTCGATCCGCGCACGCTGGGCAAGGATGCCAAGACGCTGCTCCAGGAGTACCTGCAGGGCCACAAGATTGCCCTGCCGCAGTACAACGTCATAGCCACGCACGGCGCGGCGCACAGCCAGCAATTTGAAGTCGAGTGCATCGTGCCTAAACTGGAGGTGCGCGTGTTCGGCACCGGCGCGTCGCGCCGGGCGGCCGAGCAGGCGGCGGCCAAGCTGGCGCTGGACGAAGTCCAGAAGCTGGTGCCGCAGTTGCTCAAGCGCAGCCGTGCCGAACGCACGGGCAAGACGCGCAAGCAGCCGGTGCCGCCGGATCCCCAGTTGTCTCTCAGGTTGAAGGAATGA
- a CDS encoding DegQ family serine endoprotease — MISRSPALARAMVMVAMLVLGPAVSELGHAQAAASNYNLPDFTDLVEKASPAVVNIRTTERVRSRGNSPEDDEMAEFFRRFFGVPMPGTPTPPRRGQPQTPPQGEEQSRGVGSGFIISADGYVMTNAHVVADAETIYVTLPDKREFKAKLIGSDKRTDVALLKIEASNLPRLALGDSDKIRPGEWVLAIGSPFGLDNSVTAGIVSAKGRDTGDYLPFIQTDVAVNPGNSGGPLINLRGEVIGINSQIYSRSGGYMGISFAIPIDEAMRVTEQLKTSGRVTRGRIAVAISDVSKEAADSLGLGRARGALVGSVEPGGPAEKAGIEAGDIILKFNGRDIEKASDLPRMVGDTKPGTRVPLQVWRKGQTRDVQITVAELEPDGAKSAARKGDRRGNSGGEEQQAAKPNALGLVVSDIAETKLRELKIKSGVEVETADGPAARAGIRPGDVILRVGDTDITGARQFNELVKGLDRNRMAAVFVRRGDATQVLTLRPSQSR, encoded by the coding sequence ATGATTTCCAGATCCCCAGCCCTGGCGCGGGCCATGGTCATGGTGGCCATGCTTGTGCTTGGTCCGGCCGTATCCGAACTGGGCCACGCCCAGGCCGCGGCCTCGAATTACAACCTGCCCGATTTCACCGATCTGGTCGAAAAGGCGAGTCCCGCCGTGGTCAATATCCGCACCACGGAGCGCGTGCGCTCGCGCGGCAATTCTCCCGAGGACGACGAGATGGCGGAGTTCTTCCGCCGCTTCTTCGGCGTCCCGATGCCCGGCACGCCCACGCCGCCGCGCCGCGGCCAGCCGCAGACGCCGCCCCAGGGCGAAGAGCAGAGCCGGGGCGTGGGGTCGGGGTTCATCATCAGCGCCGATGGCTACGTGATGACCAACGCCCACGTCGTGGCGGACGCCGAGACCATCTACGTCACGCTGCCCGACAAGCGCGAATTCAAGGCCAAGCTGATCGGTTCCGACAAGCGTACGGACGTGGCGCTGCTCAAGATCGAGGCGAGCAACCTGCCGCGCCTGGCGCTTGGCGATTCGGACAAGATCCGGCCGGGCGAGTGGGTGCTGGCCATCGGCTCGCCGTTCGGACTCGACAACAGCGTGACCGCCGGCATCGTGTCGGCCAAGGGCCGCGATACGGGCGACTACCTGCCGTTCATCCAGACCGACGTGGCCGTGAACCCCGGCAACTCGGGCGGGCCGCTGATCAACTTGCGCGGCGAGGTCATCGGGATCAACTCGCAGATCTACAGCCGCAGCGGTGGCTACATGGGCATTTCGTTCGCGATTCCGATCGACGAGGCGATGCGCGTGACCGAGCAGCTCAAGACGAGCGGCCGGGTGACGCGCGGCCGGATCGCCGTGGCGATCAGCGATGTGTCGAAGGAAGCCGCCGACTCGCTGGGCCTGGGCCGGGCGCGGGGCGCGCTGGTCGGCAGCGTCGAACCGGGCGGTCCGGCGGAAAAGGCTGGTATCGAGGCCGGCGACATCATCCTGAAGTTCAACGGCCGCGACATCGAGAAGGCGTCCGACCTGCCGCGCATGGTCGGCGATACCAAGCCGGGCACCCGCGTGCCGCTGCAGGTGTGGCGCAAGGGCCAGACGCGCGACGTGCAGATCACCGTGGCCGAGCTGGAGCCGGATGGCGCCAAGTCCGCCGCCCGCAAGGGGGATCGCCGTGGCAACAGCGGCGGCGAGGAGCAGCAGGCCGCCAAGCCGAACGCGCTGGGGCTGGTGGTCAGCGACATTGCCGAGACCAAGCTGCGCGAGCTGAAGATCAAGTCTGGCGTGGAGGTCGAGACGGCCGACGGCCCGGCGGCCCGCGCCGGCATCCGGCCCGGCGACGTGATCCTGCGCGTCGGCGACACCGATATCACGGGCGCGCGCCAGTTCAACGAGTTGGTCAAGGGGCTCGATCGCAACCGGATGGCCGCCGTGTTCGTGCGACGCGGCGACGCCACCCAGGTGCTGACGCTGCGTCCGAGCCAGAGCCGTTAA